The following proteins are co-located in the Haloarcula marismortui ATCC 43049 genome:
- a CDS encoding redox-regulated ATPase YchF, with the protein MSYKIGLVGKPSVGKSTFFNAATMNDVPEGAYPFTTIDPSMGEAYVRVDCAAPEFDHTCTPNHGYCTEGVRFVPTKLVDVAGLVPGAHEGKGLGNQFLTDLNEADVLVHVVDFTGETDLEGEPTEDHDPREDIDFLEDELDMWYLDILEKGIERYRSGYHGEDKAIEDDLAEQMSAFKINADEIKQVVLALDLELDPDTWDDEDREALAREIRIRTKPMLIAANKMDTPAAQENWEPITEDPEYEHLTFVPVSAHAEKALKNGNEQGVLDYRPGDEEFTVTADLPEEKAAGLEQIREFVTDFGGTGVQQALETALFEELGAIAVFPGARKPQEDGTFLQDCFVLPDGSTAEDFAYFLHTDIGEGFLHAHDVRTERQIGADTELDHRDVVEITTTN; encoded by the coding sequence ATGAGCTACAAGATCGGACTCGTCGGCAAGCCCTCTGTCGGCAAGTCCACGTTTTTCAATGCGGCGACGATGAACGATGTGCCGGAGGGCGCGTACCCGTTCACGACAATTGACCCGTCGATGGGCGAAGCCTACGTCCGCGTCGACTGTGCGGCTCCAGAGTTCGACCACACCTGCACGCCCAACCACGGCTACTGCACGGAGGGCGTCCGGTTCGTCCCGACAAAACTCGTCGACGTGGCCGGCCTCGTCCCCGGCGCACACGAAGGGAAGGGGCTGGGGAACCAGTTCCTCACGGACCTCAACGAGGCCGACGTGCTCGTCCACGTCGTCGACTTCACCGGTGAGACTGATCTGGAGGGTGAACCCACCGAGGACCACGACCCGCGCGAGGACATCGACTTCCTCGAAGACGAACTGGATATGTGGTATCTCGACATCTTAGAGAAGGGTATCGAGCGCTACCGCTCGGGCTATCACGGCGAGGACAAGGCCATTGAGGACGACCTCGCCGAGCAGATGTCGGCGTTCAAAATCAACGCCGACGAGATTAAACAGGTCGTCCTCGCGCTGGACCTGGAACTCGACCCCGACACCTGGGACGACGAGGACAGAGAGGCACTCGCTCGGGAAATTCGCATCCGGACGAAACCGATGCTCATCGCGGCAAACAAGATGGACACCCCAGCGGCGCAAGAAAACTGGGAGCCAATCACCGAGGACCCGGAGTACGAGCATCTCACATTTGTCCCGGTCTCAGCCCACGCGGAGAAGGCACTGAAAAACGGCAACGAGCAGGGGGTACTCGACTACCGGCCGGGCGATGAGGAGTTCACCGTGACGGCAGACCTGCCAGAAGAGAAGGCCGCAGGGCTCGAACAGATCCGGGAGTTCGTCACCGACTTCGGCGGCACGGGCGTCCAGCAGGCCCTCGAAACCGCGCTGTTCGAGGAACTGGGAGCTATCGCGGTGTTCCCCGGGGCTCGCAAGCCCCAGGAAGACGGGACCTTCCTGCAGGACTGTTTCGTCCTCCCAGACGGGTCGACCGCCGAGGACTTCGCGTACTTCCTGCACACCGATATCGGCGAGGGATTCCTCCACGCCCACGACGTGCGCACCGAGCGACAGATCGGTGCTGACACTGAACTTGACCATCGGGACGTGGTCGAGATCACGACGACGAACTGA
- a CDS encoding DsbA family protein → MNRRRFLTLSGVGVVGAVAGCSSEADSAESVDNHPAAADLDAQPRRGELGGHVILAFEDPSCPTCRRFHEETLPDIRENIVDAGKGAYVVRTYPVIYPWGEPATQALESTFARDSEAYWALFEHYFAEQSSFDPDNVLDRTAMFLTEETAVDGEAVARDAQEQAHNDAVQADIQAAEDAGLGETTPIILLFEDGEFVTKVNGSVSYDLIAEALGERDG, encoded by the coding sequence ATGAACAGACGACGCTTTCTCACACTTTCCGGGGTGGGTGTCGTCGGCGCAGTCGCAGGCTGCAGTAGCGAGGCGGACAGCGCTGAATCCGTCGACAACCACCCGGCAGCCGCCGACCTCGACGCCCAGCCCCGCCGCGGTGAACTGGGAGGTCACGTCATTCTAGCGTTCGAAGACCCTTCCTGCCCCACATGCCGCCGCTTCCACGAGGAAACACTGCCGGATATCCGAGAGAACATCGTGGACGCAGGCAAAGGTGCGTACGTCGTCCGGACATACCCAGTCATCTACCCCTGGGGTGAGCCGGCGACACAGGCGCTGGAGTCGACGTTCGCCCGCGACAGCGAGGCGTACTGGGCGCTGTTTGAGCACTACTTCGCCGAGCAGTCGTCGTTCGACCCGGACAACGTCCTGGACCGGACGGCGATGTTTCTCACCGAGGAGACAGCGGTAGATGGCGAGGCGGTCGCACGCGACGCGCAAGAACAGGCACATAACGACGCTGTGCAGGCTGATATTCAGGCAGCCGAGGACGCCGGACTGGGCGAGACGACGCCGATTATTCTGCTGTTTGAGGACGGCGAGTTCGTGACAAAGGTCAACGGGAGCGTCAGTTACGACCTCATCGCGGAGGCGCTGGGAGAGCGCGACGGATGA
- a CDS encoding S66 family peptidase yields the protein MPAVTDFLTPPPVEPGDRVAVVAPASNAPESARFIYELGLERMREVFDLDPVAYPTATADPEWLADNPEARAEEIMKAFRDPDISAVIANIGGHDQITMLPFLDGDVLREHPTRFYGYSDNTNLALFLWNHGIVSYYGGSTLLEYAMDGEMFDYTKEYLRRALFEDSVGEWTEAEVFTDESGNWEDPESVKTTREIEHSDGRLWRGGEETVSGRIWGGCYAVLVEQFLADRYLPDPEALNGTVLALETSELIPDPAVVGANLRALGERGLLERFDGVLVGRACARSHAEENPQEWREEYRERQRDTIADILKTYNPNAPVVFNCEFGHTYPTCPIPIGGEVEIEPATKSIRFP from the coding sequence ATGCCAGCTGTGACCGACTTCCTTACTCCACCCCCTGTCGAACCTGGTGATCGGGTCGCGGTTGTCGCACCGGCATCAAACGCACCCGAGTCTGCACGGTTCATCTACGAACTCGGTCTTGAACGAATGCGCGAGGTTTTTGATCTTGATCCGGTTGCGTATCCGACCGCGACCGCCGACCCGGAGTGGCTTGCGGACAATCCAGAGGCGCGCGCCGAAGAGATTATGAAGGCCTTCCGCGACCCAGACATTTCAGCCGTGATCGCTAATATCGGGGGCCACGACCAGATCACGATGCTCCCGTTTCTCGATGGGGACGTACTCCGCGAACACCCGACTCGATTCTACGGATACTCAGACAACACGAATCTGGCTCTGTTCCTCTGGAATCACGGGATCGTTTCGTACTACGGAGGATCCACCCTGCTTGAATACGCGATGGATGGCGAGATGTTTGACTACACCAAAGAGTACCTGCGGCGTGCGCTTTTCGAGGATTCTGTCGGCGAGTGGACCGAAGCGGAAGTTTTCACTGATGAGTCCGGCAACTGGGAAGATCCGGAGTCAGTCAAAACCACGCGCGAGATCGAACACTCTGATGGCCGACTCTGGCGTGGTGGTGAAGAGACTGTCTCGGGTCGAATCTGGGGCGGTTGCTATGCAGTCCTCGTTGAGCAGTTCCTCGCCGACCGCTACCTGCCTGATCCCGAGGCATTGAACGGTACTGTGCTTGCGTTGGAGACGAGCGAACTGATCCCTGACCCGGCTGTCGTCGGTGCGAACCTCCGGGCACTCGGCGAACGGGGTCTTCTCGAACGATTCGACGGTGTGCTTGTCGGACGCGCCTGTGCACGCTCACACGCTGAAGAAAACCCACAAGAATGGCGAGAGGAGTATCGAGAGCGCCAGCGCGACACGATTGCTGACATCCTCAAAACGTACAATCCGAACGCACCTGTTGTCTTCAATTGCGAGTTCGGACATACGTATCCGACGTGCCCCATTCCGATCGGTGGTGAGGTCGAAATAGAACCCGCAACCAAATCCATTCGCTTTCCTTGA
- a CDS encoding helix-turn-helix domain-containing protein, with the protein MSVICEFELQSADMPLCAVAAELNTRLIVDTVVSGTTDEPALVFSATGVEPDALESALLGDESVVEFVAMDSAIVESRYRVVLDTDYVEMYTQLVDRQTYPMGALVTEHGWKVSTQFADRADLEAFRDTCQSSSVTFRPHRLCETEHGGDDYGLTAPQREALLAAHRLGYFTVPRGADLTDLSAELDATTSAISERLRRGTDRLIDHTIASSEQ; encoded by the coding sequence ATGAGCGTCATCTGTGAATTTGAGTTGCAGTCCGCAGATATGCCGCTGTGTGCGGTTGCTGCGGAACTGAACACCCGACTGATCGTCGACACCGTCGTCTCTGGCACGACCGACGAACCGGCACTCGTGTTCTCCGCGACGGGCGTCGAACCGGACGCACTTGAATCAGCATTGCTCGGCGATGAATCGGTCGTGGAGTTTGTCGCCATGGACTCGGCTATCGTCGAGTCACGGTATCGGGTCGTCCTCGATACAGACTACGTCGAAATGTACACCCAGCTCGTCGACCGGCAGACGTATCCGATGGGTGCGCTCGTGACCGAGCACGGGTGGAAGGTGAGCACGCAGTTCGCCGACCGGGCAGACCTCGAAGCGTTCCGGGACACCTGTCAGTCAAGCAGTGTCACGTTCCGCCCGCACCGGCTCTGTGAGACAGAACACGGCGGCGATGACTACGGACTCACCGCGCCACAGCGAGAGGCACTACTGGCGGCCCACCGACTGGGGTATTTCACCGTCCCCCGTGGGGCAGACCTGACGGACCTTTCAGCGGAACTCGACGCGACCACGTCCGCGATCTCGGAGCGGCTCCGTCGTGGGACGGACCGGCTGATCGACCACACGATTGCCAGCTCCGAACAGTGA
- a CDS encoding oleate hydratase → MTIHQHPHVTDRDAHFVGGGIASLAGAAFLVRDGNMPGENIHVYEKLDVVGGAMDGAGDPDEAYLIRGGRMFNYPAYECTWDLFETIPSLEDDSRSVKAVMDEFNETHPSYAKTRLMHEGERIDAGEYGLTRQHRQSIARLLLTPEPRLGDTRIEEWFDESFLETNFWYVWATIFAFQPWHSVAEVRRYMYRFLHEFPQLHTMEGIDRTKYNQYDSMILPLRRWLEDRGVSFEYGHEVTDMDIVPSRTGRTVERLYCETDSGTETVPVEPSDLVFVTNGSMTDGSSIGGMDEAPELNETGASWELWKSIAEDNPQFGNPSVFADNVTETKWESFTVTLHNTDLFDHIVDFTNEEPGNGLVTYLGSNWLLSTVVAAQPHFANQPDDVKVFWGYALFPDREGNYVEKPMSECTGREILQELCYHLQCEERLPEILDDVTCIPAMMPFITAHFQPREPGDRPDVVPDGSNNLAFLGQYAEQPRDVVFTVEYSVRSAMTAVYEMLDLDREVPPVSKHYRKPGVIADTVRAAYR, encoded by the coding sequence ATGACCATCCACCAGCACCCACACGTCACTGACCGCGACGCACACTTCGTCGGGGGCGGTATTGCCTCCCTGGCTGGCGCGGCGTTCCTCGTTCGGGACGGCAATATGCCCGGCGAAAACATCCATGTCTACGAAAAGCTGGACGTCGTCGGTGGCGCGATGGACGGCGCTGGCGACCCGGACGAGGCGTACCTGATCCGGGGCGGTCGGATGTTCAACTACCCGGCGTATGAATGTACGTGGGACCTCTTCGAGACGATTCCGTCGCTCGAAGACGACTCGCGCTCGGTCAAGGCCGTGATGGACGAGTTCAACGAAACGCACCCCTCGTACGCGAAAACACGGCTGATGCACGAGGGCGAACGAATCGACGCTGGCGAGTACGGACTGACGCGACAGCACCGCCAGTCGATAGCTCGGTTGCTCCTCACGCCCGAACCGCGGCTCGGTGACACGCGCATCGAGGAGTGGTTCGACGAGTCGTTCCTGGAGACGAACTTCTGGTACGTCTGGGCGACCATCTTCGCGTTCCAGCCGTGGCACAGCGTCGCCGAGGTCCGGCGATACATGTACCGGTTCCTCCACGAGTTCCCGCAACTGCACACCATGGAGGGTATCGACCGGACGAAGTACAACCAGTACGACTCGATGATCCTCCCGCTCCGACGCTGGCTCGAAGACAGGGGCGTCTCCTTCGAGTACGGCCACGAGGTGACCGATATGGATATCGTCCCGTCGCGGACGGGGCGTACCGTCGAGCGGCTCTACTGTGAGACCGACAGCGGCACCGAGACGGTCCCCGTCGAGCCGTCCGACCTCGTGTTCGTGACGAACGGGTCGATGACCGACGGCTCGTCCATCGGCGGGATGGACGAGGCCCCCGAACTGAACGAAACCGGGGCGTCGTGGGAGCTGTGGAAGTCCATCGCCGAGGACAACCCACAGTTCGGCAATCCGTCGGTGTTCGCGGACAACGTCACGGAAACGAAATGGGAGTCGTTCACCGTTACCCTGCACAACACCGACTTGTTCGACCACATCGTCGATTTCACGAACGAGGAACCGGGCAACGGGCTCGTCACCTACCTCGGGTCGAACTGGCTGTTGTCGACAGTCGTCGCCGCCCAGCCACACTTCGCGAACCAGCCGGACGACGTGAAGGTATTCTGGGGCTACGCGCTGTTCCCGGATCGGGAAGGGAACTACGTGGAGAAGCCGATGTCCGAATGTACCGGCCGCGAGATCCTTCAGGAGCTGTGTTACCACCTGCAGTGTGAGGAACGGCTCCCGGAGATACTTGACGACGTGACCTGCATCCCGGCGATGATGCCGTTCATCACGGCGCACTTCCAGCCCCGAGAACCCGGTGACCGGCCCGATGTCGTTCCGGACGGGTCGAACAATCTGGCGTTCCTCGGACAGTACGCCGAACAGCCACGGGATGTCGTGTTCACCGTCGAGTACTCGGTCCGGTCGGCGATGACCGCCGTCTACGAGATGCTCGACCTCGACCGGGAAGTCCCCCCGGTGAGCAAGCACTACCGGAAGCCGGGTGTCATCGCAGACACTGTCCGTGCCGCGTACCGCTGA
- a CDS encoding hemolysin family protein, whose protein sequence is MGVYAHIDARRLGAAMVNLALSAAQLVLALVLVGLNGFFVAAEFAFVRVRGTSVEQLADEGRAGAGSLQAVMADLDNYLAVTQLGITLASLGLGWVGEPAVAALLEPVLAPVLPETLLHVVAFAVGFTIITFLHVVFGELAPKTFAIARTERLSLLLAPPMKLFYYLFYPGIVVFNGSANAFTQLLGVPPASETDETLGEREIRRVLARSGEEGNIDASEVDMIERVFDLDDTVVREVMVPRPDVVSVPADATMSDIRAVVLDEGHTRYPVVDADDSDQIVGFIDVKDVLRAGEEGNENTTAGDIAHEIPVVPETTAINDLLLQFRQDRRQMAAVIDEWGSLEGIATIEDVVEAVVGDLRDEFDVDGREHAIRKQSDGSYDADGGVPLSTAGEALGVDLDRDAVETIGGLVLSQLDRAPEVGDTAEAAGYVFEVTSVEGTRISTVRIRANDGDDSPSTE, encoded by the coding sequence ATGGGTGTGTATGCACACATCGACGCGCGCCGTCTGGGGGCTGCGATGGTAAATCTCGCACTCTCTGCAGCACAGCTAGTACTGGCACTGGTGCTTGTAGGACTGAACGGCTTTTTCGTTGCCGCTGAGTTCGCGTTCGTTCGCGTTCGCGGCACATCGGTCGAACAGCTCGCTGACGAAGGCCGGGCCGGCGCAGGCTCGCTCCAGGCAGTGATGGCGGACCTAGATAACTATCTCGCGGTGACCCAGCTCGGGATTACACTCGCCTCACTGGGGCTGGGGTGGGTCGGGGAGCCCGCGGTCGCAGCCCTTCTGGAACCTGTTCTGGCCCCGGTACTGCCCGAGACCCTCCTCCACGTCGTCGCGTTCGCAGTCGGGTTCACCATCATCACGTTCCTCCACGTCGTCTTCGGCGAACTCGCGCCGAAGACGTTTGCGATTGCTCGGACTGAGCGGCTCTCGCTGTTGCTTGCGCCGCCGATGAAGCTGTTTTACTACCTGTTCTATCCCGGGATCGTCGTCTTCAACGGCTCGGCCAACGCCTTCACGCAATTACTGGGTGTCCCGCCGGCATCGGAGACGGACGAGACACTCGGCGAGCGCGAGATACGCCGAGTACTGGCCCGGTCTGGCGAAGAGGGAAACATCGACGCGTCTGAGGTCGACATGATCGAGCGCGTGTTCGATCTCGACGATACGGTCGTTCGGGAGGTCATGGTCCCGCGACCTGACGTTGTGAGCGTCCCGGCCGACGCAACGATGTCGGATATCCGGGCGGTCGTTCTCGACGAAGGACACACCCGCTATCCGGTGGTCGACGCCGACGACAGCGACCAGATCGTCGGGTTCATCGACGTCAAGGACGTGCTACGGGCCGGCGAGGAAGGCAACGAAAACACGACTGCCGGCGATATCGCCCACGAGATACCGGTCGTCCCGGAGACGACAGCTATCAACGACCTCCTGTTGCAGTTCAGACAGGACCGCCGGCAGATGGCCGCGGTCATCGACGAGTGGGGGTCGCTGGAGGGCATCGCGACGATCGAGGACGTGGTCGAGGCCGTCGTCGGCGACCTGCGCGACGAGTTCGATGTCGACGGCCGCGAACACGCCATCCGCAAGCAAAGCGACGGGAGCTACGACGCCGACGGCGGCGTGCCACTGTCGACAGCGGGCGAGGCGCTCGGTGTCGACCTCGACAGGGACGCGGTCGAAACCATCGGTGGGCTGGTGCTGAGTCAGCTTGACCGCGCTCCGGAGGTCGGCGACACCGCCGAAGCGGCCGGATACGTGTTCGAGGTGACGAGCGTCGAGGGCACCCGTATCTCGACGGTTCGGATTCGAGCGAACGACGGCGACGACTCGCCGTCGACTGAGTGA
- the eis gene encoding GNAT family N-acetyltransferase: MSEFRPVPTTDREACQRILQYAFAPETGPVPPDPDGDWPPSLFDQRGLYDGGTLRAVCKLYFFDTTVRGAATTVGGLGAVATPPEHRGQGLAADLCRHALSAYRKADVGFVTLWPFSTPFYHRLGWGTANTYRRFDLPPSALPDPSTAGQLVRLDADDWERLRRVETAAAAGTALSLRRSEAWWRERTLADWDDDGVPYCYGYERDGELQGYVVYTVADDANNTLSVSNFAAVDEEARRALFAFLGHHGAQIERVTLQLPPDTDLFHRVDDPGAVDCTVEAGPMVRLTDVDYLERLDWPGGDLDCTLSVNDPLLDHNDGLFRLSVNGGTATVDPLPASDSKADVAVDIATLSQLAVGTHGVDAAERLAGLEMFDDSVRGPLADVFQPESVYLGEFF, from the coding sequence ATGTCTGAATTCCGCCCCGTCCCGACGACTGACCGCGAAGCCTGCCAGCGGATACTTCAGTACGCGTTCGCGCCCGAAACAGGTCCGGTGCCGCCGGACCCGGACGGTGACTGGCCGCCGTCGCTGTTCGACCAGCGAGGCCTCTATGACGGCGGCACCCTCCGGGCCGTCTGCAAGCTGTATTTCTTCGACACAACTGTTCGCGGCGCGGCGACGACGGTCGGCGGCCTCGGCGCGGTTGCAACACCACCCGAACACCGCGGACAGGGGCTCGCCGCCGACCTCTGCCGACACGCACTGTCTGCGTACCGCAAAGCCGATGTCGGGTTCGTCACCCTCTGGCCGTTCTCGACGCCGTTCTATCACCGTCTGGGCTGGGGGACGGCGAACACCTATCGCCGCTTCGACCTGCCGCCGTCGGCGCTCCCGGACCCCTCCACCGCCGGACAGCTGGTCCGCCTCGACGCCGACGACTGGGAGCGGCTCCGTCGGGTCGAGACGGCTGCAGCCGCCGGGACAGCGCTCTCGCTCCGGCGCTCGGAAGCGTGGTGGCGCGAGCGGACCCTCGCCGACTGGGACGACGACGGCGTCCCGTACTGCTACGGCTACGAACGCGACGGTGAACTTCAGGGGTACGTCGTGTACACCGTCGCGGATGATGCTAACAACACGCTCTCGGTTTCGAACTTCGCGGCTGTCGACGAGGAGGCCCGCCGCGCGCTGTTTGCGTTCCTCGGGCATCACGGCGCACAGATAGAGCGCGTCACGCTCCAGCTACCGCCTGATACTGACCTCTTCCATCGCGTCGACGACCCCGGGGCGGTCGACTGCACGGTCGAGGCCGGGCCGATGGTTCGGCTCACCGACGTGGACTACCTCGAACGCCTCGACTGGCCCGGGGGCGACCTCGACTGCACGCTCTCGGTGAACGATCCGCTGCTTGACCACAACGACGGCCTGTTCCGGCTGTCAGTGAACGGCGGCACTGCGACGGTCGACCCGCTTCCAGCCAGCGACTCGAAAGCCGATGTGGCCGTCGACATTGCGACGCTCTCACAACTGGCCGTCGGGACGCACGGCGTCGACGCCGCTGAACGCCTGGCCGGGCTGGAGATGTTCGACGACTCGGTCCGCGGCCCGCTTGCAGACGTTTTCCAGCCCGAATCCGTCTACTTAGGCGAGTTCTTCTGA
- a CDS encoding Brp/Blh family beta-carotene 15,15'-dioxygenase produces the protein MPTTSLGSVWQRHRDTDRHPSLWLSRASLLVLAVAFGLLGAAEVRVPLRAQMVVYLVGMVALNLPHGGYEHFENLRRRRPSFRWRYVGVYLAAIGGFVGLFLAAPVAGLALALTVAMAKGGLGGLQVLEATSGTDHLQTRFQRGLAAAVRGGAVMLVPIVFWPQTFHAFSSLMVGLVEPGALSSYAGSFDTTRLVIGSGYGLALTAHIVLGYVRGGGRSWLIDAGESLLLAVFFASVPVLVAVGLYFPFWYSARQVARTASVETEPVGDERWDLLGGADPSTVALRAWVVLVVGALATFGVLVAVYWAFPNPLGTSDLLPGAVAFWSMFISIVALPHIVVGSLLDRDRGIWYVP, from the coding sequence ATGCCCACGACCAGCCTGGGGTCCGTCTGGCAGCGGCATCGGGACACCGACCGCCATCCGTCGCTCTGGCTCTCGCGGGCGAGCCTGCTGGTACTCGCTGTCGCTTTCGGTCTCCTCGGCGCTGCCGAAGTCCGAGTTCCGCTCCGGGCCCAGATGGTGGTGTACCTCGTCGGAATGGTCGCGCTCAATCTCCCTCACGGCGGGTACGAACACTTCGAGAACCTCCGCCGCCGCCGCCCCTCATTCCGCTGGCGCTACGTCGGGGTGTATCTGGCGGCTATCGGCGGGTTCGTCGGCCTGTTCCTCGCCGCGCCAGTCGCCGGCCTCGCGCTGGCGCTGACCGTCGCTATGGCGAAGGGCGGTCTCGGTGGCCTGCAGGTGCTAGAAGCCACGAGCGGTACCGACCACCTGCAGACCCGGTTCCAGCGCGGGCTGGCGGCGGCCGTCCGCGGCGGCGCGGTGATGCTCGTCCCAATCGTGTTCTGGCCGCAGACGTTCCACGCGTTTAGTTCGTTGATGGTCGGCCTCGTCGAACCCGGAGCCCTCTCGTCGTACGCGGGGTCGTTCGACACAACTCGGCTCGTCATCGGGTCGGGCTACGGGCTCGCCCTAACGGCGCATATCGTGCTGGGATACGTGCGCGGCGGCGGCCGTTCCTGGCTTATCGACGCCGGAGAATCGTTGCTCCTTGCGGTATTCTTCGCGTCTGTCCCGGTCCTCGTCGCCGTCGGCCTGTACTTCCCATTCTGGTACTCCGCCCGACAGGTGGCGCGGACGGCGTCCGTCGAGACGGAGCCGGTCGGCGACGAGCGCTGGGACCTGCTCGGCGGCGCGGACCCCTCGACCGTTGCACTCCGCGCCTGGGTCGTCCTCGTCGTTGGAGCGCTGGCCACCTTCGGCGTCCTCGTCGCCGTCTACTGGGCGTTCCCGAACCCGCTTGGAACGAGTGACCTGCTCCCCGGCGCGGTAGCGTTCTGGAGTATGTTTATTAGCATTGTTGCGCTCCCACACATCGTCGTCGGGTCACTCCTCGACCGGGACCGGGGTATCTGGTACGTGCCGTGA
- a CDS encoding phytoene desaturase family protein encodes MRDGLPRDLTVTVVGGGFGGLSAACYLANAGADVQLLERYDRLGGHAGVLERDGFRFDTGPSWYLMPDVFERFFKHFDREPADYYELERLDPQYRVFWKDGDRVTMRPNRENAREVFESYEEGAGDALAEYLDRAEQNYDLAMDRVVYEGRERLRDYVDPDLLPLAPRARLFGSMDDYVSRYIDHPKLRQLLEYTLVFLGGAPHNTPALYSIMSHVDLNMNVFYPEGGIAGVVDGLGSLARELGVDIQTGTEVQHIAGEAGAFELTTEDGVVASDVVVSNANPAYTEQHLLDPAARDHDPDHWDEQTYAPSAFMLYLGVEGDVDPLAHHSLVLPTDWDGHFEQIFDRPGWPDDPAYYLSVASKTDETVAPDGHHAIVVLVPIAPGLDDGPAIREEYRAFVLDDLAEQTGVDLRDRIVVEETACVSEFAERYGDPQGTALGLAHTLFQTGPLRPSHRAGLEGLYYTGAYTTPGIGMPMCLISGEHTARDIVEDSPFETKGDRSASTAD; translated from the coding sequence ATGCGTGATGGCCTCCCAAGAGACCTGACGGTGACCGTCGTCGGTGGCGGCTTCGGCGGCCTCTCGGCTGCGTGCTATCTCGCTAACGCCGGGGCCGACGTGCAATTGCTCGAACGCTACGACCGCCTCGGCGGCCACGCGGGCGTCCTCGAACGCGACGGCTTCCGCTTTGACACCGGCCCGTCGTGGTACCTGATGCCCGATGTGTTCGAGCGCTTCTTCAAGCACTTCGACCGCGAGCCCGCGGACTACTACGAACTGGAACGGTTGGACCCCCAGTACCGGGTGTTCTGGAAGGACGGCGACCGCGTGACGATGCGGCCGAACCGCGAGAACGCCCGCGAGGTGTTCGAGTCCTACGAGGAGGGAGCCGGCGATGCGCTGGCCGAGTACCTCGACCGGGCCGAACAGAACTACGACCTCGCAATGGACCGGGTCGTCTACGAGGGCCGCGAACGGCTCCGGGACTACGTCGACCCCGACCTGCTCCCGCTCGCACCGCGGGCCCGACTGTTCGGCTCGATGGACGACTACGTCAGCCGCTACATCGACCACCCGAAGCTCCGGCAGTTGCTCGAATACACGCTGGTGTTTCTCGGCGGCGCGCCACACAACACTCCCGCGCTGTACAGCATCATGAGCCACGTCGACCTGAACATGAACGTGTTCTACCCCGAAGGCGGCATCGCCGGCGTCGTCGACGGCCTCGGGTCGCTGGCTCGGGAACTCGGCGTCGACATTCAGACCGGGACTGAGGTCCAGCACATCGCCGGCGAGGCGGGGGCGTTCGAACTGACCACCGAGGACGGCGTCGTCGCCTCCGATGTCGTGGTCAGCAACGCCAACCCCGCCTACACCGAGCAGCATCTGCTTGACCCCGCTGCCCGCGACCACGACCCGGACCACTGGGACGAACAGACCTACGCGCCGTCGGCATTCATGTTGTATCTCGGTGTCGAGGGCGACGTGGACCCGCTGGCCCACCACTCGCTGGTCCTGCCGACGGACTGGGACGGCCATTTCGAGCAGATATTCGACCGCCCGGGGTGGCCCGACGACCCCGCATATTACCTCTCGGTGGCGTCGAAGACCGACGAGACGGTCGCCCCCGACGGCCACCACGCCATCGTCGTCCTTGTGCCCATCGCGCCGGGGCTGGACGACGGCCCCGCGATTCGCGAGGAATACAGAGCGTTCGTGCTGGACGACCTCGCCGAGCAAACCGGCGTGGACCTCCGTGACCGCATCGTCGTTGAAGAGACGGCGTGTGTCAGCGAGTTTGCCGAGCGCTATGGCGACCCGCAGGGGACGGCGCTCGGGCTGGCGCATACACTGTTCCAGACCGGGCCGCTCCGTCCCAGCCACCGCGCCGGGCTTGAGGGGCTCTACTACACCGGGGCCTACACGACGCCCGGCATCGGGATGCCGATGTGTCTTATCAGCGGCGAGCACACCGCCCGGGACATCGTTGAGGACAGCCCGTTCGAAACGAAGGGGGACCGCTCGGCTTCGACGGCGGACTGA